In the genome of Aspergillus luchuensis IFO 4308 DNA, chromosome 2, nearly complete sequence, one region contains:
- a CDS encoding ATP-binding protein (COG:S;~EggNog:ENOG410PJ14;~InterPro:IPR027417,IPR041664;~PFAM:PF13191), with protein sequence MWYRNAPRSVISFSRAGLRTPPRTTTTTTSVTRIVTPFYRRGFSQGSIWRITDSSSSSEQNAPKEGRRRRNDDSDEEPTLRSTLLKMGESAATTLASMAVLGMVGYAYHRYYKYLILEKMENAFKPGDPALELAGVEDGKHQSTYEEHWVHRDEQARMDRIISGNAGGRYYLLVGEKGTGKTSMLLEAMRKIDGEGCAMFEAHADLELFRIRLGKALDYEFHEDYIGSLFSIKGPRDTTALLDIERAFNKLEKVALARRRSKKSPLVLIINSAHLIRDDHDGQDLLEAIQQRAEQWAASGLVTTVLNSDEYWVYERLKKYATRMEVIPVRDLPKDRAMEALRKYRKQYFGQELTHEELEEVYNLVGGRLSYLNRVAKALDYKKLCESICEAEKTWFLNKCWILGPEMDDDVMDQQKYASAAMVLAKALVDKGEEMDKTYDPKLGHILPEIPLHQARQIMTRADFIQSYDHENIFTIDSRAMVRADSVPMQNAFKEICSWPGFDEHLEGTLTRIGDIESLGRTRELTIKDLWNQGKYQLVMRDHKGREQGAAEFSVVEPEQEKEDN encoded by the exons ATGTGGTATCGCAATGCTCCCCGGTCCGtgatctctttctctcgGGCTGGCCTGCGGACACCTCCCAggacaacaaccacaactactAGTGTTACGCGCATAGTAACCCCCTTCTATCGACGGGGTTTCTCACAGGGCTCAATTTGGAGAATTACggattcctcctcctcttcggaACAAAATGCCCCCAAGGAGGGTAGAAGGCGGAGGAACGACGACTCGGACGAGGAACCCACTCTCCGGTCGACGTTGCTGAAGATGGGGGAGTCTGCGGCTACTACTCTTGCTTCGATGGCTGTCCTTGG TATGGTTGGATACGCGTACCACCGGTACTACAAGTATCTCAtcctggagaagatggaaaacGCCTTCAAACCGGGTGATCCGGCCCTCGAGCTGGCCGGTGTGGAAGACGGAAAGCACCAGTCTACCTACGAGGAGCATTGGGTGCATCGCGATGAGCAAGCCAGAATGGATAGAATCATCTCCGGTAATGCTGGAGGTCGGTATTACCTACTGGTAGGCGAAAAAGGAACCGGAAAGACGTCGATGCTTCTTGAGGCAATGCGCAAAATTGATGGCGAGGGCTGTGCCATGTTCGAAGCTCATGCTGATCTCGAGCTTTTCCGGATTCGTCTGGGAAAGGCTTTGGACTATGAGTTCCATGAAGA TTATATCGGCAGTCTCTTCAGTATCAAGGGCCCTCGGGATACTACCGCACTCCTTGATATCGAGCGCGCTTTTAACAAATTGGAAAAGGTTGCTCTTGCCAGAAGGCGCAGCAAGAAGTCGCCTTTGGTCTTGATAATCAATAGTGCCCACCTGATCCGGGATGATCACGATGGCCAGGATCTGCTTGAGGCGATCCAGCAACGGGCCGAACAGTGGGCTGCAAGTGGGCTGGTGACGACAG TCCTGAACAGCGACGAGTACTGGGTGTATGAACGCCTGAAGAAGTACGCTACCAGAATGGAAGTCATCCCGGTGCGCGACCTCCCGAAAGACCGAGCAATGGAAGCCCTGAGGAAGTACCGCAAGCAGTATTTTGGCCAGGAATTGACTCACgaggagcttgaggaggTGTACAACCTTGTCGGTGGACGGCTGTCCTACCTCAACCGTGTTGCCAAGGCCCTAGACTACAAGAAGCTCTGTGAGAGCATCTGCGAGGCCGAGAAGACGTGGTTCCTCAACAAGTGCTGGATCCTGGGACCTGAGATGGATGACGATGTGATGGACCAGCAGAAATATGCC TCTGCGGCAATGGTGCTGGCGAAAGCACTTGTGGACAAGGGAGAGGAAATGGACAAGACGTATGATCCGAAGCTGGGCCACATTCTCCCAGAGATTCCTCTCCATCAAGCGCGACAGATCATGACACGCGCGGACTTCATCCAGAGCTACGACCACGagaacatcttcaccatcgacTCGCGGGCCATGGTGCGTGCGGATTCGGTACCCATGCAGAATGCGTTTAAGGAGATCTGTAGCTGGCCAGGATTCGACGAGCACCTGGAAGGCACTCTTACGCGCATTGGAGACATTGAGAGCTTGGGACGTACTCGGGAGCTGACGATCAAGGACCTCTGGAATCAGGGCAAGTACCAACTGGTCATGCGGGACCACAAGGGTCGTGAGCAGGGTGCGGCAGAGTTCTCCGTTGTGGAGCCAGAacaggaaaaggaggatAACTGA
- a CDS encoding uncharacterized protein (COG:S;~EggNog:ENOG410PWBX;~TransMembrane:8 (i42-65o77-98i105-126o132-149i177-196o216-238i293-313o325-345i)): protein MAPRKKEVLSAVTAADDDTAEKTTRQLRHKTRLDRIHPAVRFVLAVLGSLTLSSTLFSLTTGITLGELGRVSKHLETWWEVGGLMAWKAVEVGLAWIMGFDGRDVLSFTYLTHLPTFSLLSTFYSLRPTTILTSYFITLLSTTLPFVLLRNLTPLHSFSDSTRIPNRSILNDRPTTIYTTIAAAAIFTVTLSLSYATPWLPTTLVTHFQDIPDVTAIHAGPAALPGLFLSLLPAGLAARDFLFASSTGASSRNSKKNSNNKNKEGTSSPEGEYLAYTVYRKTWGTLSRKTQVLVSRTVLLASMLFANTVVQVAGTVNQVDAEGAMVWGAVWAIAAVITGAMFGWIEAVDGV from the exons ATGGCTCCCCGCAAGAAAGAAGTCCTCTCCGCTGTAACAGCAGCCGACGACGATACCGCCGAGAAGACGACGCGCCAACTGCGTCACAAGACGCGCCTGGACCGCATCCACCCCGCCGTGCGCTTCGTCCTCGCCGTGCTCGGGAGCTTGACATTGAGCTCGACGCTCTTCTCCCTAACGACGGGGATCACCCTCGGCGAACTAGGCCGCGTGAGCAAACACCTCGAGACATGGTGGGAAGTAGGAGGTCTGATGGCCTGGAAGGCCGTCGAGGTTGGACTTGCCTGGATTATGGGCTTTGACG GCCGCGATGTTCTCTCCTTCACCTACCTCACCCACCTCCCCACCTTCAGCCTCCTCTCGACCTTCTACAGCCTGCGCCCAACCACAATCCTAACCAGCTACTTCATcactctcctctccaccaccctccccttcGTCCTCCTTCGCAACCTCACTCCCCTCCACTCTTTCTCGGATTCCACGCGCATCCCTAACCGCTCCATCCTCAACGACCGCCCGACAACCATCTACACCACCATCGCCGCGGCCGCCATCTTCACcgtcaccctctccctcagctACGCCACGCCCTGGctccccaccaccctcgTCACCCACTTCCAAGACATCCCCGACGTCACCGCCATCCACGCCGGTCCCGCCGCTCTCCCGGGTCtattcctctccctcctccccgctGGCTTGGCGGCGCGCGATTTCCTCTTCGCCAGCTCGACCGGTGCATCCTCCAGGAACTCCAAGaagaacagcaacaacaagaacaaggaggGAACATCCAGCCCCGAAGGCGAGTACCTAGCCTACACCGTCTACCGCAAAACATGGGGCACCCTGTCCCGCAAGACGCAAGTGCTGGTGTCCCGCACCGTTCTGCTGGCGAGCATGTTGTTCGCGAACACAGTCGTGCAGGTCGCAGGGACAGTGAACCAGGTGGACGCCGAAGGCGCAATGGTCTGGGGTGCCGTGTGGGCCATCGCGGCGGTTATTACAGGCGCGAtgtttggatggattgaggCCGTGGATGGAGTATAG
- a CDS encoding RTA1 domain-containing protein (COG:S;~EggNog:ENOG410PJXJ;~InterPro:IPR007568;~PFAM:PF04479;~TransMembrane:7 (o33-52i64-82o94-118i138-158o178-199i211-235o255-279i);~go_component: GO:0016021 - integral component of membrane [Evidence IEA]) has protein sequence MSSLDSTAEYEFKKQLTYGCHAKIDGYGTSYGYVPSLAAGIVFCVLFGLSMLLHTLQLVWKRTWWCAVFVLGCITEILGWAARTWSAECPYNGTAFLMQISTLIIAPTFFTAGIYVLLGRFIHLLGPETSILRPKLYLWIFVTCDIISLVVQAVGGGMASMEVNKVNGDTAPGTHTMVAGIVFQLASITVFVFLAADFVRRTLRMRILQTMTGTIIPLLGAMIFSVICIYIRSIYRTIELSQGWSGYLITHERYFIVLDGIMMVLAVGVFNIFHPGWLLPKNEVKPFHREIYSPDGVASGMEMR, from the exons ATGTCGAGCCTTGACTCTACTGCGGAATATGAATTCAAAAAGCAATTGACCTATGGTTGTCATGCAAAGATCGATGGCTACGGCACATCGTATGGCTACGTTCCCTCGCTAGCTGCCGGCATTGTATTCTGTGTCCTCTTCGGTCTGTCGATGTTGCTCCACACATTGCAGCTGGTGTGGAAGAGGACCTGGTGGTGCGCTGTCTTCGTTCTTGGATGTATCA CGGAAATCCTGGGCTGGGCAGCACGTACCTGGTCTGCTGAATGCCCATACAATGGAACCGCCTTTCTCATGCAAATTTCTACCTTGATCATCG CCCCCACTTTTTTTACCGCCGGGATCTACGTGCTCCTGGGCCGTTTCATCCACCTGTTGGGGCCCGAGACCTCAATTTTGAGACCAAAACTCTATCTCTGGATCTTCGTCACTTGCGATATCATTTCATTGGTCGTCCAGGCTGTGGGAGGTGGCATGGCGTCGATGGAAGTAAACAAGGTCAACGGCGATACTGCCCCAGGCACACACACCATGGTTGCCGGTATCGTCTTCCAGCTCGCGTCTATCACGGTCTTTGTTTTCCTCGCCGCTGATTTCGTCCGTCGCACTCTCCGTATGCGAATCCTGCAAACCATGACTGGCACGATCATCCCTCTTCTCGGCgcgatgatcttctcggtCATCTGCATCTACATTCGGAGTATCTATCGAACCATCGAGCTGTCGCAGGGGTGGTCTGGCTACTTGATCACGCACGAGCGGTACTTCATCGTCCTGGACGGTATCATGATGGTCCTAGCGGTTGGTGTGTtcaacatcttccatccAGGATGGCTGCTGCCTAAAAACGAAGTCAAGCCGTTCCACCGCGAGATCTACTCTCCTGATGGGGTGGCTAGTGGAATGGAGATGCGGTAA
- a CDS encoding putative phosphoketolase (COG:G;~EggNog:ENOG410PJJB;~InterPro:IPR018970,IPR019789,IPR029061,IPR018969, IPR019790,IPR005593,IPR009014;~PFAM:PF09364,PF03894,PF09363;~TransMembrane:1 (n3-13c21/22o584-604i);~go_function: GO:0003824 - catalytic activity [Evidence IEA];~go_function: GO:0016832 - aldehyde-lyase activity [Evidence IEA];~go_process: GO:0005975 - carbohydrate metabolic process [Evidence IEA]): protein MRISSQGFLVSIFNLPMLSSARSAHRSVGHWGTCPGLILIYSHLNYIIRKHNLDMLYVVGPGHGAPAILASLWLEGSLEKFYPNYSRDMDGLHELISTFSTSAGLPSHINAETPGAIHEGGELGYALAVSFGAVMDNPDMIVTCVVGDGEAETGPTATSWHAIKYIDPAESGAVLPILHVNGFKISERTIYGCMDNKELVSLFTGYGYQVRIVENLDDIDADLHGSMMWAIEEIHKIQKAARSGKPIMKPRWPMIVLRTPKGWSGPKELHGSFIEGSFHSHQVPLPNAKKDKEELQALQKWLSSYNPHELFTETGDIIDEIKSVIPREDSKKLGQRAESYKGYRAPDLPDWRKFGVEKGSQQSAMKTIGKFIDQVFTQNPHGVRVFSPDELESNKLDAALAHTGRNFQWDQFSNAKGGRVIEVLSEHLCQGFMQGYTLTGRVGIFPSYESFLGIIHTMMVQYAKFNKMAQETTWHKPVSSINYIETSTWARQEHNGFSHQNPSFIGAVLRLKPTAARVYLPPDANTFLTTLHHCLKSKNYVNLMVGSKQPTPVYLSPEEAESHCRAGASIWRFCSTDNGLDPDVVLVGIGVEVMFEVIYAAAILRKRCPELRVRVVNVTDLMILEKEGLHPHALSTEAFDSLFGSDRPIHFNYHGYPGELKGLLFGRPRLDRVSVEGYMEEGSTTTPFDMMLLNHVSRYHVAKAAVIGASRRNEKVQIRQHELVSEFDHNILETRKYILANRKDPDDTYDMPSFE from the exons ATGAGGATATCAAGCCAAGGCTTCTTGGTTAGTATCTTCAATCTCCCGATGTTGTCCTCTGCACGCTCCGCTCACAGATCTGTAGGCCACTGGGGAACATGTCCCGGGTTGATCCTCATATACTCCCATTTGAACTATATCATCAGAAAGCATAACCTGGACATGTTGTATGTTGTTGGACCTGGACACGGCGCTCCAGCTATTCTGGCTTCGCTGTGGCTCGAGGGCTCTCTAGAAAAATTTTACCCCAATTACTCACGAGACATGGATGGTCTTCATGAGCTCATCTCGACTTTCAGCACAAGCGCTGGCTTACCAAG CCATATCAACGCGGAAACCCCCGGTGCAATCCATGAAGGTGGTGAGCTGGGTTATGCATTGGCCGTCTCATTTGGTGCTGTCATGGACAATCCGGACATGATCGTCACTTGCgtggttggtgatggagaagcagaaacTGGTCCTACCGCGAC GTCCTGGCATGCAATCAAGTACATTGACCCTGCAGAATCAGGTGCCGTCCTGCCGATCCTCCACGTCAATGGCTTCAAGATCAGCGAGCGCACCATCTATGGCTGCATGGACAACAAAGAGCTGGTCTCCCTCTTCACGGGTTATGGATACCAGGTGCGCATTGTTGAGAACCTCGATGACATTGATGCAGATCTCCACGGCTCGATGATGTGGGCAATTGAGGAGATCCATAAGATTCAGAAAGCGGCGCGTTCCGGCAAGCCAATAATGAAGCCTAGATGGCCAATGATTGTTTTGCGCACACCTAAG GGCTGGTCAGGACCTAAAGAGCTGCACGGGTCGTTCATAGAGGGATCTTTCCATTCGCATCAGGTCCCTCTTCCAAATGCaaagaaggacaaggaggagCTTCAAGCTCTGCAGAAATGGCTGTCCTCGTATAATCCGCACGAACTTTTCACTGAGACCGGAGATATCATTGACGAAATTAAGTCTGTTATCCCTCGGGAAGACTCCAAGAAGCTGGGGCAGCGAGCAGAATCCTACAAGGGCTATAGAGCACCCGATCTCCCAGATTGGCGAAAGTTTGGTGTAGAAAAGGGCTCCCAGCAAAGCGCTATGAAGACGATTGGAAAATTCATTGACCAGGTGTTCACCCAGAACCCCCACGGCGTCCGAGTGTTCTCACCAGATGAGCTAGAGAGCAACAAGCTGGATGCAGCACTTGCGCACACGGGAAGGAACTTTCAATGGGATCAATTCTCGAATGCTAAAGGCGGCCGCGTCATCGAAGTGCTCAGTGAGCACCTGTGCCAAGGCTTTATGCAGGGATACACGTTGACGGGCCGGGTGGGCATTTTCCCATCGTATGAGAGCTTCTTGGGAATCATCCACACCATGATGGTGCAATATGCCAAGTTCAACAAAATG GCTCAAGAGACGACCTGGCACAAGCCGGTCAGTAGCATCAACTATATCGAAACGAGTACATGGGCTCGTCAGGAGCATAATGGGTTCTCTCACCAGAACCCATCCTTCATCGGAGCCGTGCTCAGGCTGAAGCCCACCGCCGCGCGTGTCTATCTGCCCCCTGACGCTAACACATTTTTGACCACCCTTCATCACTGTCTCAAGTCCAAGAATTACGTCAACCTCATGGTGGGCTCAAAGCAGCCAACTCCTGTGTACTTGAGTCCCGAGGAAGCAGAGAGCCACTGCCGAGCCGGCGCATCGATCTGGAGATTCTGTAGCACCGACAATGGGCTGGACCCGGATGTCGTGCTGGTTGGCATTGGAGTCGAGGTGATGTTCGAGGTCATCTACGCGGCGGCCATCCTCCGCAAGCGTTGTCCAGAACTCCGGGTGCGGGTGGTCAACGTGACCGACTTGATGattctggagaaggaaggtctACATCCACATGCATTGTCCACCGAAGCCTTCGACAGCCTGTTTGGCTCGGACCGGCCGATACACTTCAACTACCACGGATACCCGGGCGAGCTGAAGGGTCTGCTCTTCGGGCGGCCCCGCCTGGACCGGGTTTCAGTGGAAGGATacatggaagaaggaagcacGACGACGCCATTCGatatgatgttgttgaatCACGTCTCACGATACCACGTGGCGAAGGCAGCCGTGATTGGGGCGTCCAGACGGAATGAGAAGGTTCAGATCCGGCAGCACGAGCTGGTCAGCGAATTCGACCACAACATCTTGGAGACACGCAAGTACATTCTGGCCAACCGCAAAG ATCCGGATGATACGTATGATATGCCCTCGTTTGAATGA
- a CDS encoding putative acetate kinase (COG:C;~EggNog:ENOG410PJTT;~InterPro:IPR004372,IPR023865,IPR043129,IPR000890;~PFAM:PF00871;~go_function: GO:0016301 - kinase activity [Evidence IEA];~go_function: GO:0016774 - phosphotransferase activity, carboxyl group as acceptor [Evidence IEA];~go_process: GO:0006082 - organic acid metabolic process [Evidence IEA];~go_process: GO:0016310 - phosphorylation [Evidence IEA]) has translation MARKSILSVNAGSSSVKLTFYTYEKTPKVIAAAQVSGITAPPAKLKYTSGDKQHKEELKESISTPQDAFKFLLQRCISDPELSEVASTDDLAYICHRVVHGGDYDKSVVITDETYHHLEKLEDLAPLHNYSALEIIRHCRKEIPSVRSITFFDSAFHQTLPEHVKTYPIDQKTARSNGLRKYGFHGISYSFILRSVAEFLNKPADKTNIIAMHIGSGASICAIKDGKSVDTTMGLTPLAGLPGATRSGDIDPSLVFHYTNDAGKLSPASTKEMHISTAEEILNKKSGWKALTGTTDFAQIAVENPPTREHKLAFDILVDRIAGYLGNYFVKLDGRVDAFVFAGGIGEKSALLRKAVMERCRCLGCAVDPGKNDKGAGDGETVVDISRGDDKGPKVLICQTDEQFEMAYGCVNQYEKS, from the exons ATGGCGCGCaaatccatcctctccgtcaATGCCGGATCCTCGTCGGTCAAGCTTACCTTCTATACCTACGAGAAGACCCCAAAGGTCATTGCTGCCGCGCAGGTTTCCGGTATCACTGCCCCACCAGCAAAGCTGAAATACACGAGTGGCGACAAGCAACACAAAGAGGAACTCAAGGAAAGCATCAGTACTCCTCAAGATGCCTTCAAATTTCTGCTTCAGCGCTGCATCTCTGATCCCGAGCTTTCCGAAGTCGCCAGCACAGATGATCTAGCCTATATCTGCCACCGTGTGGTGCACGGTGGAGACTACGACAAGTCTGTTGTAATCACCGACGAAacttatcatcatctcgaGAAATTGGAAGACCTAGCTCCATTGCACAATTATTCCGCGTTGGAGATTATACGGCATTGCAGAAAGGAAATTCCATCCGTCAGGAGCATCACCTTCTTTGACTCTGCGTTCCATCAAACTCTTCCCGAACATGTCAAGACCTACCCAATCGACCAGAAGACAGCCAGGTCCAACGGGCTGCGGAAATATGGCTTCCACGGCATCAGTTATTCGTTCATTCTGCGCTCTGTTGCGGAATTCCTGAACAAACCTGCTGATAAGACCAATATTATCGCAATGCATATCGGAAGCGGTGCTTCTATCTGTGCCATCAAGGATGGTAAATCGGTTGATACCAC GATGGGACTCACACCGCTAGCCGGACTACCAGGCGCTACACGAAGCGGAGACATTGATCCATC CCTTGTGTTCCACTACACCAACGATGCAGGCAAACTCAGTCCTGCCAGCACTAAAGAAATGCACATCAGCACG GCCGAAGAAATTCTCAACAAAAAGTCCGGCTGGAAAGCCTTGACCGGCACCACCGACTTTGCCCAAATCGCCGTCGAGAACCCACCGACACGGGAACATAAACTGGCATTCGACATCCTCGTTGACCGCATCGCGGGCTACCTCGGCAATTACTTTGTAAAGCTAGACGGCCGTGTCGACGCCTTTGTCTTCGCAGGCGGAATTGGCGAGAAGAGCGCGCTGCTTCGAAAAGCAGTTATGGAGAGGTGTCGCTGCCTGGGATGTGCGGTTGATCCGGGGAAGAATGACAAGGGTGCAGGGGATGGGGAGACGGTAGTGGATATTTCTCGGGGTGATGACAAGGGTCCTAAGGTCTTGATCTGTCAGACAGATGAACAG TTCGAGATGGCATACGGATGTGTCAATCAGTATGAGAAGTCGTAG